From a single Micromonospora carbonacea genomic region:
- a CDS encoding FecCD family ABC transporter permease gives MSVATPTGLRRPRLLAAGLLACALALLASIVASLVVGALPLTPGTVLRELVAQGDSEASLVVWEVRLPRTAIAICVGAALALAGVLMQALTRNPLADPGLLGVNAGAAAAVVVGILAGVTGQRGHLMLALLGAGVAAGLVTVVGGTRGPGTAEDGRLVLAGAAVGACLTGVVAGVTLLNQTAFDRYRFWAVGSLADQPLSALLTAAPALLAGLAVTVAVIRPLDVLRFGDDSGAALGVSPGHTRALALAATTLLCGGATAVAGPIGFLGLAVPHAARAICGPRLGWVVAYSSLLGPILLVTADVLGRLLARPGEIEVAIVMGAIGAPVFIALVRARRIPRP, from the coding sequence GTGTCGGTAGCCACCCCCACCGGCTTACGCCGCCCGCGCCTGCTCGCCGCCGGGCTGCTCGCCTGTGCCCTCGCCCTGCTGGCATCGATCGTCGCCAGCCTCGTCGTCGGCGCCCTGCCGCTGACGCCCGGCACCGTGCTACGGGAACTCGTCGCCCAGGGCGACAGCGAGGCGAGCCTCGTCGTCTGGGAGGTCCGGCTACCCCGTACGGCGATCGCGATCTGCGTCGGAGCGGCCCTGGCGCTGGCCGGCGTCCTCATGCAGGCGCTGACCCGCAACCCCCTCGCCGACCCCGGGTTGCTGGGCGTCAACGCCGGCGCCGCCGCCGCGGTGGTGGTCGGCATCCTCGCCGGGGTGACCGGCCAACGCGGCCACCTCATGCTCGCCCTGCTCGGCGCGGGCGTCGCCGCCGGCCTGGTCACCGTCGTCGGCGGCACCCGGGGCCCGGGCACGGCCGAGGACGGCCGGCTGGTCCTGGCCGGCGCGGCCGTCGGCGCCTGCCTGACCGGCGTCGTCGCCGGGGTCACCCTGCTGAACCAGACCGCGTTCGACCGGTACCGGTTCTGGGCCGTCGGCAGCCTCGCCGACCAGCCGCTGTCCGCCCTGCTCACGGCGGCACCCGCGCTGCTCGCCGGTCTGGCCGTCACCGTGGCCGTGATCCGGCCGCTGGACGTGCTGCGCTTCGGCGACGACAGTGGCGCGGCCCTGGGCGTCAGCCCCGGGCACACCCGGGCGCTCGCGTTGGCCGCCACCACCCTGCTCTGCGGCGGCGCGACCGCCGTGGCCGGTCCCATCGGCTTCCTCGGGCTCGCCGTCCCCCACGCCGCCCGCGCGATCTGCGGCCCCCGGCTCGGTTGGGTCGTCGCCTACAGCAGCCTGCTCGGCCCGATCCTGCTGGTCACCGCCGACGTGCTCGGCCGGCTCCTGGCCCGCCCCGGTGAGATCGAGGTCGCGATCGTCATGGGCGCCATCGGCGCCCCCGTGTTCATCGCCCTGGTCCGCGCCCGGAGGATCCCCCGACCATGA
- a CDS encoding iron-siderophore ABC transporter substrate-binding protein, with the protein MSHARPRRLRTLLTAATLALVTLVASGCAGEEAGPADTASGSAGAAFPTTLTHAFGTTTIAAKPARIVVVGLKEQDYFLALGEVPVAIRDWYGNMPNATWPWARERLGGAKPEVLARAELDYEQIAALRPDVIVGLSSGMSRQEYDLLAKIAPTVAQPAGDGSWAVTWQQMTRAAGQITGRTAEAETLVADLEKRIASVAGAQPRLKGARTAFASTYEGQYYLFSPETTASKVLLDLGLTMAPEVTMLTDNANQSATISRERFDLVDVDVAVWSEAATDPGVTTLLGDPLYTRLDVRAQRREVFLGTEANGALAFSSVLSLPYVLDKIVPALAAAVDGDPATDSEFSAK; encoded by the coding sequence ATGTCACACGCCCGCCCACGCCGGCTGAGAACACTCCTGACCGCCGCCACACTGGCGCTCGTCACGCTCGTGGCCAGCGGTTGCGCCGGAGAGGAGGCGGGCCCGGCCGACACGGCGTCCGGATCGGCCGGCGCCGCGTTCCCCACCACGCTCACCCACGCCTTCGGCACGACCACCATCGCCGCCAAGCCCGCGCGGATCGTGGTGGTGGGCCTCAAGGAGCAGGACTACTTCCTCGCCCTCGGCGAGGTGCCCGTCGCGATCCGCGACTGGTACGGCAACATGCCGAACGCGACCTGGCCGTGGGCCCGGGAGCGGCTCGGCGGGGCCAAGCCGGAGGTGCTGGCCCGCGCCGAACTCGACTACGAACAGATCGCCGCGCTGCGCCCCGACGTCATCGTCGGGCTCTCCTCCGGCATGTCCCGCCAGGAGTACGACCTGCTCGCGAAGATCGCCCCCACCGTCGCCCAGCCGGCGGGGGACGGCAGTTGGGCGGTGACCTGGCAGCAGATGACCCGGGCCGCCGGGCAGATCACCGGCCGCACCGCCGAGGCCGAGACGCTCGTCGCCGACCTGGAGAAGCGGATCGCCTCCGTCGCCGGCGCGCAGCCCCGCCTCAAGGGCGCCCGCACCGCGTTCGCCTCCACGTACGAAGGCCAGTACTACCTGTTCAGCCCCGAGACCACCGCGTCGAAGGTCCTGCTCGACCTCGGGCTGACCATGGCGCCCGAGGTGACCATGCTCACCGACAACGCGAACCAGTCCGCCACCATCAGCCGCGAACGGTTCGACCTGGTGGACGTGGACGTCGCCGTCTGGTCCGAGGCGGCCACCGACCCCGGCGTGACCACCCTGCTCGGCGACCCGCTCTACACCCGGCTGGACGTCCGCGCCCAGCGCCGCGAGGTCTTCCTCGGCACCGAGGCCAACGGCGCGCTGGCGTTCTCCTCCGTGCTGAGCCTGCCCTACGTGCTCGACAAGATCGTCCCCGCGCTCGCCGCCGCGGTCGACGGCGACCCGGCCACCGACTCGGAGTTCAGCGCGAAATGA
- a CDS encoding class I SAM-dependent methyltransferase, whose amino-acid sequence MSGNNRAEFLREFLRDPLTVAAVAPSGQPLADLVTAPVPDAGEPLVVELGPGTGAFTAAIQRRLAGRGHHLAVEVNERFAGLLADRYPGVDVAVADARDLGAVLSRRGPRRADVIVSGLPWAAFAGGQQDELLHAVTDALAPDGAFTTFGYTFARWAPAARRLRQALGDRFEEVVTGRTVWANVPPAFVYFCRRPRVAARPRTLVSLAR is encoded by the coding sequence ATGAGCGGCAACAACCGGGCGGAGTTCCTGCGCGAGTTCCTCCGCGACCCGCTCACCGTCGCCGCCGTCGCCCCCAGCGGCCAGCCACTGGCCGATCTGGTCACCGCGCCCGTGCCCGACGCCGGTGAGCCGCTGGTGGTCGAACTCGGCCCCGGCACCGGCGCGTTCACGGCCGCCATCCAGCGCCGGCTCGCCGGCCGGGGTCACCACCTCGCGGTCGAGGTCAACGAGCGGTTCGCGGGCCTGCTGGCCGACCGGTACCCCGGGGTCGACGTCGCCGTGGCCGACGCCCGCGACCTCGGCGCGGTGCTGTCGCGGCGGGGACCCCGCCGGGCGGACGTGATCGTGAGCGGGCTGCCGTGGGCGGCCTTCGCCGGGGGCCAGCAGGACGAGCTGCTGCACGCCGTCACCGACGCGCTCGCCCCGGACGGGGCGTTCACCACGTTCGGCTACACGTTCGCCCGCTGGGCCCCGGCCGCCCGGCGACTGCGGCAGGCGCTGGGCGACCGGTTCGAGGAGGTCGTGACCGGCCGCACCGTGTGGGCCAACGTGCCGCCGGCGTTCGTGTACTTCTGCCGGCGGCCCCGGGTCGCCGCGCGACCGCGCACGCTGGTGTCCCTGGCCCGCTGA
- a CDS encoding siderophore-interacting protein: MTDTLTRPGFWTATVHEVRRLTPHLQRVVLGGPDLARFPALGLPDESVTLYFPRPGEPAPPPMTLRGDVWGYHDEQHPPTGRNYSVRSVDPVGARLTVDFALHDHGFATSWAQRAETGVGLLLWRCRAWFRPPADTRWLVLAADLAGLPAATRIVAERTPGVPVRVLVDLPDLADARDLLAAAGGDPTVQIDVRVGVGNGHGPGSLVDRLRETALPDGPGYVWVAGEAGECRQARSVLRTVHRLPRDRAVCVGYWRTDAADWEHRYARFRPLLDQVYQDALAAGLNPVEAGDRMEEALERMTR; the protein is encoded by the coding sequence ATGACCGACACGCTCACCCGGCCCGGCTTCTGGACCGCCACCGTGCACGAGGTCCGGCGGCTGACCCCGCACCTGCAACGGGTCGTCCTCGGCGGCCCCGACCTCGCCCGCTTCCCCGCCCTGGGCCTGCCGGACGAGTCGGTGACGCTCTACTTCCCCCGCCCCGGCGAGCCGGCCCCGCCGCCGATGACCCTGCGCGGCGACGTGTGGGGCTACCACGACGAGCAGCACCCGCCCACCGGTCGCAACTACTCCGTCCGGTCCGTCGACCCGGTCGGGGCGCGGCTCACCGTCGACTTCGCCCTGCACGACCACGGCTTCGCGACGTCCTGGGCGCAGCGGGCCGAGACCGGCGTCGGTCTCCTGCTGTGGCGTTGCCGCGCCTGGTTCCGCCCGCCGGCGGACACCCGGTGGCTGGTGCTCGCCGCCGACCTCGCCGGGCTGCCGGCCGCGACCCGCATCGTCGCGGAACGGACGCCCGGCGTACCGGTGCGGGTGCTGGTGGACCTGCCGGACCTGGCCGACGCCCGGGACCTGCTCGCCGCCGCCGGCGGCGACCCCACGGTGCAGATCGACGTGCGGGTCGGGGTCGGCAACGGCCACGGCCCGGGCAGCCTCGTCGACCGGCTGCGGGAGACGGCCCTGCCCGACGGCCCCGGCTACGTCTGGGTCGCGGGGGAGGCCGGCGAGTGCCGCCAGGCCCGGTCCGTGCTGCGCACCGTGCACCGCCTGCCCCGCGACCGCGCCGTCTGCGTCGGCTACTGGCGCACCGACGCGGCCGACTGGGAACACCGGTACGCCCGCTTCCGTCCCCTCCTCGACCAGGTCTACCAGGACGCCCTCGCGGCCGGGCTCAACCCGGTGGAAGCCGGTGACCGGATGGAGGAGGCACTGGAACGGATGACCCGGTGA
- a CDS encoding P1 family peptidase has translation MSKHHPAPPRATSPVGNDHRRRPAVLGAAGDGWVGFDLPGVGIGTAEYSDGPTGVTVLSIPGGARTAVDKRGGAVGVSGGFPYHHALCFAGGSSFGLAAASGVYDELLRRTGYATDFGSLPVVSGAVVYDFTPRDNAVYPDAQLGADGLRAVRADGVAVGRVGAGVGATVGKVDNSRAEWGGQGAAFARIGAARLLVLTVVNAMGVIVDRAGDVVRGNLDPATGRRRHPAEDYAELLAAATPDLAPVGGNTTLTAVVTNVRMSDTELAQFATQVHSSMHRAIQPFHTIADGDTLFALTTDEVTVPAPSLRLGTVAAELAWDAVLASVAGP, from the coding sequence ATGTCCAAGCACCATCCGGCCCCGCCGCGTGCGACGTCGCCCGTCGGCAACGACCATCGGCGACGACCCGCCGTGCTCGGTGCGGCGGGCGACGGGTGGGTCGGGTTCGACCTGCCCGGCGTCGGGATCGGCACCGCCGAGTATTCCGACGGTCCGACCGGCGTCACCGTCCTGAGCATCCCCGGCGGCGCGCGTACGGCCGTGGACAAGCGGGGCGGGGCCGTCGGTGTCAGCGGCGGGTTCCCGTACCACCATGCGTTGTGCTTCGCCGGCGGGTCGAGCTTCGGTCTCGCCGCCGCCTCCGGCGTCTACGACGAACTGCTCCGCCGCACCGGCTACGCGACCGACTTCGGCAGCCTGCCGGTGGTCTCCGGGGCCGTCGTCTACGACTTCACCCCCCGGGACAACGCCGTCTACCCGGACGCCCAGCTCGGTGCGGACGGGCTGCGCGCGGTACGCGCCGACGGCGTGGCCGTGGGCAGGGTCGGCGCCGGGGTCGGCGCGACCGTCGGCAAGGTCGACAACTCCCGCGCCGAGTGGGGCGGGCAGGGTGCGGCCTTCGCCCGGATCGGCGCGGCCCGGTTGCTGGTGCTGACGGTGGTGAACGCGATGGGCGTGATCGTCGACCGCGCCGGCGACGTCGTGCGGGGCAACCTCGACCCGGCGACCGGCCGGCGTCGCCACCCGGCCGAGGACTACGCCGAGCTGCTCGCGGCGGCCACGCCGGACCTCGCGCCGGTCGGCGGCAACACGACCCTGACCGCCGTGGTAACCAACGTCCGGATGAGCGACACCGAGCTCGCCCAGTTCGCCACCCAGGTGCACAGCTCCATGCACCGGGCGATCCAGCCCTTCCACACCATCGCCGACGGCGACACCCTGTTCGCCCTGACGACCGACGAGGTGACGGTGCCCGCCCCGTCGCTGCGGCTGGGCACGGTCGCCGCCGAACTGGCCTGGGACGCCGTCCTCGCCAGCGTCGCCGGCCCGTGA
- a CDS encoding LacI family DNA-binding transcriptional regulator encodes MPRPVTLHDVARRAGVGKSTVSNVLSRSGRVSEATRERVRAAMDELGYVPNRAARQLRGGRTGTIGVYVPGVPSTSEFYMRFVFGIMERAAARDRDVTILTASERRSPRALDGVIVADPHQDDEFVPVLMRGGMPVVCFERPPDGMRPEVVLWADHRRALTGLLDRMAAAGARCPALVVPPETGDWAAQLAAGHRDWCARHGVAAVTAQHPWVPSPAEVSRAVEQVLARPGVDALVCASVDTAPLAVQVLHRLGRRVGRDVLLASATESSALRLGQPPITALDLSPLDAGRRCADLLDDLVGGGPGGVYEHPVRLWWRDSTRGPEPVTGSSVPVPPPSGHRLPPG; translated from the coding sequence ATGCCCCGTCCGGTCACGCTGCACGACGTCGCGCGCCGGGCGGGTGTCGGCAAGTCCACCGTCTCCAATGTGCTGTCGCGTTCCGGCCGGGTCTCCGAGGCGACCCGGGAGCGGGTCCGCGCGGCGATGGACGAGCTGGGCTACGTCCCGAACCGCGCGGCCCGGCAGTTGCGGGGTGGCCGCACCGGCACCATCGGGGTCTACGTTCCCGGCGTGCCGTCCACTTCGGAGTTCTACATGCGGTTCGTCTTCGGCATCATGGAGCGCGCCGCCGCCCGCGACCGGGACGTCACCATCCTGACCGCCTCCGAACGCCGGTCGCCGCGGGCGCTCGACGGGGTGATCGTGGCCGACCCGCACCAGGACGACGAGTTCGTGCCGGTCCTGATGCGGGGCGGCATGCCGGTCGTGTGCTTCGAACGTCCCCCGGACGGGATGCGCCCGGAGGTCGTGCTCTGGGCGGACCACCGCCGGGCGCTGACCGGGTTGCTGGACCGGATGGCCGCCGCCGGCGCCCGGTGCCCCGCCCTGGTGGTGCCGCCGGAGACCGGCGACTGGGCGGCCCAGCTCGCGGCGGGACACCGCGACTGGTGCGCCCGGCACGGCGTCGCCGCCGTCACGGCGCAGCATCCGTGGGTGCCGTCGCCGGCGGAGGTGTCCCGGGCGGTCGAACAGGTGCTCGCCCGGCCGGGGGTGGACGCCCTGGTGTGCGCCTCGGTGGACACCGCGCCGCTGGCCGTGCAGGTGCTGCACCGGCTGGGCCGCCGGGTCGGGCGGGACGTCCTGCTGGCGAGCGCCACCGAGTCGAGCGCCCTGCGGCTGGGGCAACCGCCGATCACCGCGCTTGACCTGTCGCCGTTGGACGCCGGACGCCGCTGCGCCGACCTGCTCGACGACCTGGTCGGCGGCGGTCCGGGTGGGGTCTACGAGCACCCGGTGCGCCTGTGGTGGCGGGATTCCACCCGGGGGCCCGAGCCGGTCACCGGGTCATCCGTTCCAGTGCCTCCTCCATCCGGTCACCGGCTTCCACCGGGTTGA